In Anguilla rostrata isolate EN2019 chromosome 1, ASM1855537v3, whole genome shotgun sequence, a genomic segment contains:
- the hamp gene encoding hepcidin-1: protein MKPLSIAVVLVVLSFCVLQNAALPYAEARVQETEGNNVQTEETLQTAAAAVETDPLVLSRTKRHHSIVSLCRYCCNCCKNKGCGYCCRF from the exons atgaAGCCCCTAAGCATTGCCGTCGTATTAGTGGTTCTCAGCTTCTGCGTCCTCCAGAACGCAGCTCTTCCCTACGCCGAG GCACGGGTGCAAGAGACAGAAGGAAACAACGTTCAAACTGAGGAGACCCtacaaacagcagcagcagcagtggagaCGGATCCCCTG GTTCTCTCCAGGACGAAGCGTCATCACAGCATCGTATCCCTGTGCCGTTATTGTTGCAACTGCTGTAAAAACAAAGGCTGCGGATACTGCTGTCGGTTCTGA